In Leptolyngbya sp. O-77, the genomic window CCGACCAGGCTGATGTAGACGTGCGCGACTACACTGTGATCTATGCTTTGCTGGACGACATCCAGGGCGCAATGGAAGGTCTGCTGGAACCCGAACTGGTGGAGGAACCACTGGGCCAGGTAGAAGTCCGGGCTGTGTTTACCGTGGGCAAGGGAGCCGTTGCAGGCTGCTATGTCAAGGAAGGCAAGGTCATCCGCAACAGCAAGCTGCGCGTGCGTCGCGGCGGTGAAGTGATCTTTGAGGGCAACCTCGACTCGCTGAAGCGGATGAAGGAAGACGCGAAGGAAGTCAACGCAGGCTACGAATGCGGCATCGGCGTAGATAACTTCAAAGATTGGCAGGAAGGTGACATCATCGAAGTCTACCGCCTAATCACCAAGCGTCGGACGCTCTCTGCGTAGCGAGCCTGCTGACCCCTAAACTCATAAAACTAAGGCACTGGTGGACTCCACTTTGATCTCCCCAGTCCACTTATAATGAAGACATCTGGAAAAACTCCTTGCTGTCTTGATTGGGAGGGCTGGGGAAATCGTTATGTCGGTTCCGCTGGCATACTTCAGAATCTGTTGATAGAGTGCGCCCTGTTGCCGAAGGCTTCAACCCCTCTCCCACAGGATGAGGGCAAATTTGCAAAGCTTGCTTTACTTAATCCGTTGCATTAAAGTTGCATTAAAACAGTTGCGTCACGGCTTGTGATTGCTCCGCGGGTTTCTTCATAAATCTGCCTTCATCAGGCTCTATTTTCCAATCCGTCCATCCTAGATGGCGATAGAACCCAACTGCACGAGTGCCTTCGTTCGGATCAGTCGTCAACCATATCTCCTTCCACCCCTCAGAAAATAGCCACTGCTCAACCAAATTGAGCAGCCGTTTGCCAATTCCCTTTCCCTCAAATTCTTCGAGGACGGCAATTACCCACATTTCTCCGCTGCTTTGATTACCCATCGCGAATCCTACAATGCGGGAATCAACTTCACAGAGCCAGCCTCGATGGGAGGTTTTCAACAGATTCCGCCCTGACTCATGAGTGATTCCTAACTGTGCTAATTCTTCGTATCCTCGATCGTTGTGCCAGGTCGCTATCCGCACATTAAAGATGGCTTGGATGTCTTCTGGAAGGATTTCTCGAAAGAGAATAGAGCTGCTCATGGCAGTTTTCATTGGTTTCTACTGAATAGTCTTGAAGGCGGCGCGTAACTAAAGATGCCGCTTCTTGCCAGCCTTTAACTCCGATTTCGCCTGGGCTTGGCTACAGTTTTAGTTCTAGAGTCTTGCTGGCGGGATGCGGCCTGAGCCAGCAGCGAGTCGGCAAAGGCGATCGCCTCTTCATTCCCACCCACGAGCTGAGCCAGCTCATGGCGGCGCTGATCATCGCTCAGTTGGGATACGCGCACCACCGTCCGCACGTCTTCAGATCTCTCCGGCAAATCCGTATCTACTTGCTCAGGATCTACTGGCTCAGGGGTCGCTTTGGCCTTCTTGCGGCCATTTTTGCTGGCGGATTCTGCGGCTGGGTCAATCACCTGCTTATCGACCCGAAAGTGGGTATGGGCCATGGCGGCAACGAGCGGCTGGTGCGTCACGCAGAGTACCTGATGGCGGCTGCCAAGCTGGTGTAGCTTATCGGCGATCGCCTGGGCCACGCGCCCCGACACACCCACGTCGATCTCATCAAAGACCATTGTGCCGATTGGATCGACCTGCGAAAAGCACACCTTCAGCGCTAGCAAAAAGCGGCTCATTTCCCCACCAGAGGCGATCGCCGTCAGCGGTTGCAGCGGTTCGCCAGGGTTGGGGCTAAACAGAAACGTGATGCGATCGCCCCCGGCCGCTGTTGGATTCACCGGCGTAATCTCCACCTGAAACTGCACCTTTTCCATTGCCAGCGGCTTCAGTTCCTCAATTATTCGAGCTTCCAGCGTATGGGCGGCGACGCGACGCAGTTCCGTAAGCTGGGCACAGGCAGCGGCGAGTTCTTGCTGGCGCTGGGCATACTGGGCTTCCAGCGCTTCTAGCGATTGTCCGCCATCGCTGAGCGCGTCCACATCTGCCTGCACCCGCTGCGCGTAGGCGATCGCCTCGGCGAGTGTTGGGCCATACTTCTTACAAATCTGCTTAAGCTGGATAATTCGCTGCTCGACCGCTTCCAGGCGCTCCGGGTCGGTTTCTAGCCCCTCACCGTAGGTGTTGATCTGCCGACCCGCCTCCTGTATCCGCGCCAGCGCTTCTGACACCATGTCCAACACTGGCTCCAGATCTCGGTCATAGCGCACCATATCCGTCAACCAATTTTCCGCTTTGCCCAACAGATCTGCCGCTGCATTCCCACCCGTATCGTTCTGGTAGAGCGCCTGATACACCTGATAGCTCTGTTGCTGTAGCTCCACCGTATGGCTAAGGCGCTGGCATTCCTGCTCCAGCTGCTCCAACTCTTGCGGATCGCTGAGATTTGCCGCCGCCAGCTCCTTTGCCTGATATTCAAACAAATCAAGCTGCTGCTGGCGCTGCTGCTCCATCTGACGGCGTTTTTCCAGCGCTTGTGCCGCCTGCTGAAAGGCGGCATAGGCGGCTGCGACGACTTCTCGCTGCTGCATCAGGGCAGCGCCACCAAAGCTATCGAGCCAATCGCGCTGGAGGCTGGGCTGCCCCAGTTGCACGGTTTGCCCCTGGGCGGTAATTTCCACGAGGCGATCGCGCAGGTCTTCCATCTGTTGCTTGTTCACCACCACCCCATTTACCCGCGAACGGCTGCGGACGCTGCCCTGCCCCAGCGTCATCTCGCGGCTACACACTAGCGTGTCGTCCTCCAGCGGCTCAAGATCCTGCGCCGCCAGCCAGTCTTGCAGCACAGGCTCCATCGCAAAGGTCGCCTCGATTCGCGCCGAATCCGCCCCCGTTCGCACCGCCCGCCCCGATACCTTGCCGCCCAGTGCCGCATCCAGCGCGTCGAGAATAATCGATTTACCCGCGCCCGTTTCCCCCGTCAGCACGTTCAAGCCCTCGCCAAACCGAATCTCTAGGCGATCGACCAGGGCAAAGTTCTCAATGTTGAGAGAAATTAACATAGGAGGGGCAAAGAGAACACCTGGATCAACATATAAAGATCAAAATACGGATCACTCTAATGGCTCAACTATCAGGGGCTAGAATCCTAGAGTAGAACATTTGAATTACTACTCGGCCACACATTTCAGTGTATAGCAGGCAAATGGCGCATCAAAATCTTTGGGACATCTTCGAGTCTGTAAATAGTCTCAAAAAATAGTCTCAAAATTTCATATCTCAAAGTCTCAAGGTCTCAAAATTTCATGTCTCAAGGTCTCAAAATTTTCTAGCGTTCAGCCCTGAACTCTACTCCTTGACCTCCAAGTCCCGTCACAGAGCCTATTCTAGAGTTAACGCCAGCGCAAAGAGCCACCGTCCAATGACCCACTTCACCATTGATCTGAGTGCCATGACTGTGCTGACTGACGCTCAGTTTGATGCGCTTTGTACCAACAATCCCGACATCAAGTTTGAGCGCACCCCCAACGGAGAGCTCGTCATTATGGCTCCCACTGGCGGAGAAACTGGAAAAGATAATGCAAAATTGACTGCTCGCTTTGTTATCTGGAATGAAAATACAGATCTAGGCGTGGTGTTCGACTCGTCTACCTGTTTTCGGTTGCCAGGTGGGGGCGATCGCTCTCCTGATGTAGCCTGGGTTGAAAAGGTTCGCTGGGAAGCCTTATCAGCCGATCTCCGTCGGTAGAAGTGCTAGATGCGCCCACTAGCCTGTCCGGTGAACCCGTTCTGCCGGGGCTAGTTTTGCAATTGGGCTGGCTGTGGAAAGCCGCGGTGAAGTAATGCTCCTACTGGAGCGTCATCGGCGCATACTGCCAATCCGGACGCAATTCTGCCGCATCCCGCAGGTAGGCATGGCGGACGCGCACCTCGGCGGGTAGATTGATTTGCAGCAGCAGACGGATGCAGCGCGGTAAGCTGCCTTTCACTGCCATTTGCTGTAGATCTAGCAGCGGCACATCGTTCCAGCCAGGACGCTGGCGGGCAATCTTAGCCGGAAACACGGCATCCAGGTCTGGCGTGACGGAGAAAATTAGATTAACGATTTCGTCCGGGTCGAGGACTCCGGGGTTGAGCCGTTCCAATTCTTCTAATAGCTCGATGACCGCTTCGGCGATCGCCCCTTCCGTGTTCTCTGCAACCGTCGTTGCGCCCCGAATTGCCCGAACTCGCCAACCCACAGATTTGTCCTCCCGTTTTGAGTATTTGGGGAATGGAGCGCGTAGAAGGATTGGGATTTGGAGAAGGGTTACTGCTCCGCCATGCCATCACTTCGTGACTCCATCACCCCGCCTATGGCCGATACATCCACAGCGGCACGCCGCTCGTCGCCAGTTCAAATTCAATCCAGTCTGTAGCCGAAGATAGCCTGTGGGTAAGCAAACTGCCAAGGCGATCGCCCTGCATTTCACTCCCCGTTCGCAATCGGCGGAGCAAGCTCTTTTTCTCCTCGATGTTGAATGTGCGAGTCTTTTCTGGATCGAGGCCAGCTAGTTCGCAGGCCCAGCGACGGGCATCTTCCTCTGTCCCCAGGCGATCAACCACACCCAGTTCCAACGCCTGTTGCCCGGTGAAAATCCGTCCATCGGCAAACCCCCGGACGGTTTCAACCGCCAAGTTCCTAGCTTCAGCCACCGTTTGCACAAACTGGCCGTAGCTCGTGTCAATCAGCTCTTGCAGAATATGTTGCTCTGGTTCCGTTAGTTCTCGATCAAAGGCCAGAATGTCTTTATACGGGCCAGATTTAATCACCTTAAAGGATACGCCAATTCGCTCCAGCAGGCGTTCCAGATTATTGCCCCGCAGGATGACACCGATACTGCCTGTCACGGTGCCTGGGTTTGCCACAATGTGCGGTGCGCCCATGCCGATATAGACACCGCCAGAGGCTGAGATATTGCCAAAGCTGGCGACGATTTTGATTTTTTCAGCCAGTCGCTTGAGCGCTTGATAGATTTCCTGCGAATCACCCACCGTTCCACCAGGGCTGTCGATCCGCAGCAGCAGTGCGGGAAATTTGCGCTCTTCGACTTGCTTGAGGGCTTCCAGGACGCGCTTGCGAGTGTCGCTGGCGATCGCCCCTGCAACCTCAATCCGGGCAATTTGCTTGCGAAAAGACGGCTTAAAGAGCCTCACCATAGGTTTTCTAACTAACAAAAATTACGCTCAATTCTACGATTCTAAAGCGGAATTGCAGGGGCCCTCAAATTCGCAATCAGGATGCCCCCCTGAGAAGCCCTAATCCTGCAACCATCCTCTATGATCAGAAAATCTATGCCTCTTTTGCGCCTCACGTCTTCTGGAGGAACCCTGGTTTACACTCGTCCCCTCGCCCGCCTAATCGAACAACTGCAACGGCTTCCTGGCGTTGGGCCCAAATCAGCCCAGCGACTAGCGTTACATATCCTGAAGCGGCCAGAAGAAGAAGTGAAAGCCCTGGCCCAGGCACTGCTAGAGGCAAAACAACAGGTCGGGCTATGTTCCGTTTGCTTTCACCTATCGGCCGAACCCGTCTGCGACATTTGCAAAAACCCCAGCCGAGACCCAAAGCTCATCTGCGTGGTGGCAGATTCTCGCGACGTAATTGCCCTGGAAAAAACCCGCGAATACAAAGGCAAGTACCACGTTTTGGGCGGCTTGATTTCTCCGATGGAGGGCATTGGCCCCGACCACCTCCACATTTCGCCCTTGGTCAAGCGGGTAGCCCAGCAGGGCGTTGAGGAAGTGATTATGGCCATCAGTCCCAGCGTGGAAGGAGACACGACCACGCTCTACGTTGGGCAACTGCTAAAGCCGTTTACTAAAGTTACTCGCATTGCCTTTGGGCTACCGATGGGCGGCGATTTGGAATATGCTGACGAGGTGACGCTGGCGCGGGCGCTAGAGGGCAGGCGAGAGTTGGAGTAACGAGAGTGAAAATCAGCGCAACACAGCGACGTTTAGCTGACGGTTACTAGTTGACGGTTCCTTTAAGCCTTGCCACCGCCTTTCCAGACCGACTCAAAATCGGGGCACTGCTCCCCTTCCCAGCCAAACGGGTGCATTCCGCAGACCAGCATCGTGCC contains:
- the recN gene encoding DNA repair protein RecN, which produces MLISLNIENFALVDRLEIRFGEGLNVLTGETGAGKSIILDALDAALGGKVSGRAVRTGADSARIEATFAMEPVLQDWLAAQDLEPLEDDTLVCSREMTLGQGSVRSRSRVNGVVVNKQQMEDLRDRLVEITAQGQTVQLGQPSLQRDWLDSFGGAALMQQREVVAAAYAAFQQAAQALEKRRQMEQQRQQQLDLFEYQAKELAAANLSDPQELEQLEQECQRLSHTVELQQQSYQVYQALYQNDTGGNAAADLLGKAENWLTDMVRYDRDLEPVLDMVSEALARIQEAGRQINTYGEGLETDPERLEAVEQRIIQLKQICKKYGPTLAEAIAYAQRVQADVDALSDGGQSLEALEAQYAQRQQELAAACAQLTELRRVAAHTLEARIIEELKPLAMEKVQFQVEITPVNPTAAGGDRITFLFSPNPGEPLQPLTAIASGGEMSRFLLALKVCFSQVDPIGTMVFDEIDVGVSGRVAQAIADKLHQLGSRHQVLCVTHQPLVAAMAHTHFRVDKQVIDPAAESASKNGRKKAKATPEPVDPEQVDTDLPERSEDVRTVVRVSQLSDDQRRHELAQLVGGNEEAIAFADSLLAQAASRQQDSRTKTVAKPRRNRS
- a CDS encoding Uma2 family endonuclease, encoding MTVLTDAQFDALCTNNPDIKFERTPNGELVIMAPTGGETGKDNAKLTARFVIWNENTDLGVVFDSSTCFRLPGGGDRSPDVAWVEKVRWEALSADLRR
- the recR gene encoding recombination mediator RecR; this translates as MVYTRPLARLIEQLQRLPGVGPKSAQRLALHILKRPEEEVKALAQALLEAKQQVGLCSVCFHLSAEPVCDICKNPSRDPKLICVVADSRDVIALEKTREYKGKYHVLGGLISPMEGIGPDHLHISPLVKRVAQQGVEEVIMAISPSVEGDTTTLYVGQLLKPFTKVTRIAFGLPMGGDLEYADEVTLARALEGRRELE
- the aroH gene encoding chorismate mutase; translation: MGWRVRAIRGATTVAENTEGAIAEAVIELLEELERLNPGVLDPDEIVNLIFSVTPDLDAVFPAKIARQRPGWNDVPLLDLQQMAVKGSLPRCIRLLLQINLPAEVRVRHAYLRDAAELRPDWQYAPMTLQ
- a CDS encoding GNAT family N-acetyltransferase — its product is MKTAMSSSILFREILPEDIQAIFNVRIATWHNDRGYEELAQLGITHESGRNLLKTSHRGWLCEVDSRIVGFAMGNQSSGEMWVIAVLEEFEGKGIGKRLLNLVEQWLFSEGWKEIWLTTDPNEGTRAVGFYRHLGWTDWKIEPDEGRFMKKPAEQSQAVTQLF
- the sppA gene encoding signal peptide peptidase SppA; translated protein: MVRLFKPSFRKQIARIEVAGAIASDTRKRVLEALKQVEERKFPALLLRIDSPGGTVGDSQEIYQALKRLAEKIKIVASFGNISASGGVYIGMGAPHIVANPGTVTGSIGVILRGNNLERLLERIGVSFKVIKSGPYKDILAFDRELTEPEQHILQELIDTSYGQFVQTVAEARNLAVETVRGFADGRIFTGQQALELGVVDRLGTEEDARRWACELAGLDPEKTRTFNIEEKKSLLRRLRTGSEMQGDRLGSLLTHRLSSATDWIEFELATSGVPLWMYRP